Proteins from a single region of Anticarsia gemmatalis isolate Benzon Research Colony breed Stoneville strain chromosome 30, ilAntGemm2 primary, whole genome shotgun sequence:
- the LOC142985571 gene encoding uncharacterized protein LOC142985571 isoform X2: protein MQLDLPEDEGEGLGFRLTRTLWDPYPWVREVTPNSRADAAGLKTGDCLLQADGKDLLGMPVGQVAGVIRGDGSSRGVSLLVWNCGVDPKDDPELLWSCGGGARGEKSRRALAGVVKALACSVCHSTATKPLTCARSHIYCESCWTRLERCALCREMLPSRASPYARNLVAEQVFEAIATEYELKNCKAKPQQTSSAYTSPNRSPSHSPAPNRRGQYQHSLLKHKKTVHFTEKYGQYASDPNIHRSVQITERHTNSGDNAGNSTNGGNCSCQSDSEKNIPKINVETIDNEKCENGGLNSKCVHGGSDCSSSCQSLTIPHKLVARLRQACSLADLQNVAIHCPLSRSLNNLGDQCKQESDHHGSLDNLKNHCNNICDSQPVYLLPAPPIYVVTCDHKKE from the exons TTAGACCTGCCAGAAGATGAGGGAGAAGGTCTTGGTTTTCGACTGACGAGGACGTTATGGGACCCTTATCCATGG GTTCGGGAAGTGACTCCAAATTCAAGAGCTGACGCCGCAGGTCTGAAGACTGGTGACTGTCTTCTGCAAGCTGATGGAAAAGACTTGCTTGGAATGCCG GTCGGTCAGGTAGCTGGTGTGATCAGAGGCGATGGCTCGAGTCGTGGAGTGTCGCTGCTCGTGTGGAACTGCGGAGTTGATCCTAAAGATGATCCGGAG TTACTCTGgagctgcggcggcggcgcccgcGGGGAGAAGTcccgccgcgccctcgccggcGTCGTGAAGGCGCTCGCGTGCTCCGTGTGTCACTCCACTGCCACCAAACCACTCACTTGTGCCAGGTCACACATCTACTGCGAAT catGTTGGACGCGGCTGGAGCGCTGTGCTCTCTGCAGAGAAATGTTACCGTCGCGAGCGTCGCCGTACGCGAGGAACTTAGTAGCTGAACAG GTTTTCGAAGCGATAGCAACAGAATACGAGCTGAAAAATTGCAAAGCAAAACCACAGCAAACATCATCAGCTTACACATCACCTAACCGTTCACCAAGTCACTCCCCCGCACCAAACAGGCGCGGACAATATCAACATTCTCTACTAAAACACAAGAAAACTGTACATTTTACTGAAAAATACGGCCAATATGCTTCAGACCCAAACATACATCGATCGGTACAAATTACCGAACGACACACCAATTCCGGTGACAATGCTGGCAATTCTACAAATGGCGGGAATTGCAGCTGTCAAAGTGACAGTGAAAAAAACATTCCGAAAATTAATGTTGAAACAATTGATAATGAAAAATGTGAAAATGGCGGTTTGAATAGTAAATGTGTTCATGGTGGGAGTGATTGTTCGTCTAGTTGTCAAAGTTTGACGATTCCGCATAAGTTAGTGGCTAGGCTAAGGCAAGCTTGCTCGCTGGCTGATTTGCAAAATGTGGCCATACATTGCCCGTTGTCGAGGTCTTTGAATAACTTGGGTGACCAATg caAACAAGAGTCAGATCATCACGGCTCTCTGGACAACTTGAAGAATCATTGCAATAATATCTGTG attCTCAACCTGTGTATTTACTGCCGGCGCCACCGATCTACGTCGTCACTTGCGATCATAAGAAAGAATAA
- the LOC142985571 gene encoding uncharacterized protein LOC142985571 isoform X1, whose protein sequence is MAETSNAEEEMYTDGVREVILDLPEDEGEGLGFRLTRTLWDPYPWVREVTPNSRADAAGLKTGDCLLQADGKDLLGMPVGQVAGVIRGDGSSRGVSLLVWNCGVDPKDDPELLWSCGGGARGEKSRRALAGVVKALACSVCHSTATKPLTCARSHIYCESCWTRLERCALCREMLPSRASPYARNLVAEQVFEAIATEYELKNCKAKPQQTSSAYTSPNRSPSHSPAPNRRGQYQHSLLKHKKTVHFTEKYGQYASDPNIHRSVQITERHTNSGDNAGNSTNGGNCSCQSDSEKNIPKINVETIDNEKCENGGLNSKCVHGGSDCSSSCQSLTIPHKLVARLRQACSLADLQNVAIHCPLSRSLNNLGDQCKQESDHHGSLDNLKNHCNNICDSQPVYLLPAPPIYVVTCDHKKE, encoded by the exons TTAGACCTGCCAGAAGATGAGGGAGAAGGTCTTGGTTTTCGACTGACGAGGACGTTATGGGACCCTTATCCATGG GTTCGGGAAGTGACTCCAAATTCAAGAGCTGACGCCGCAGGTCTGAAGACTGGTGACTGTCTTCTGCAAGCTGATGGAAAAGACTTGCTTGGAATGCCG GTCGGTCAGGTAGCTGGTGTGATCAGAGGCGATGGCTCGAGTCGTGGAGTGTCGCTGCTCGTGTGGAACTGCGGAGTTGATCCTAAAGATGATCCGGAG TTACTCTGgagctgcggcggcggcgcccgcGGGGAGAAGTcccgccgcgccctcgccggcGTCGTGAAGGCGCTCGCGTGCTCCGTGTGTCACTCCACTGCCACCAAACCACTCACTTGTGCCAGGTCACACATCTACTGCGAAT catGTTGGACGCGGCTGGAGCGCTGTGCTCTCTGCAGAGAAATGTTACCGTCGCGAGCGTCGCCGTACGCGAGGAACTTAGTAGCTGAACAG GTTTTCGAAGCGATAGCAACAGAATACGAGCTGAAAAATTGCAAAGCAAAACCACAGCAAACATCATCAGCTTACACATCACCTAACCGTTCACCAAGTCACTCCCCCGCACCAAACAGGCGCGGACAATATCAACATTCTCTACTAAAACACAAGAAAACTGTACATTTTACTGAAAAATACGGCCAATATGCTTCAGACCCAAACATACATCGATCGGTACAAATTACCGAACGACACACCAATTCCGGTGACAATGCTGGCAATTCTACAAATGGCGGGAATTGCAGCTGTCAAAGTGACAGTGAAAAAAACATTCCGAAAATTAATGTTGAAACAATTGATAATGAAAAATGTGAAAATGGCGGTTTGAATAGTAAATGTGTTCATGGTGGGAGTGATTGTTCGTCTAGTTGTCAAAGTTTGACGATTCCGCATAAGTTAGTGGCTAGGCTAAGGCAAGCTTGCTCGCTGGCTGATTTGCAAAATGTGGCCATACATTGCCCGTTGTCGAGGTCTTTGAATAACTTGGGTGACCAATg caAACAAGAGTCAGATCATCACGGCTCTCTGGACAACTTGAAGAATCATTGCAATAATATCTGTG attCTCAACCTGTGTATTTACTGCCGGCGCCACCGATCTACGTCGTCACTTGCGATCATAAGAAAGAATAA
- the LOC142985441 gene encoding uncharacterized protein LOC142985441, with amino-acid sequence MSTEENDQYKLLPHHEQQDLCTTRLPYRQGRKLTAVKVYTINDESKHLLVFGVPSLNLRQETKTLFMKFGKIIQFNLTKYPSEQFTETYHAIYESIQAARVAKKMLDGKNYYGGHLHICYAPEMESVDDTREKMALRRTQVVSRLKNLGKEAIISKLALENKVAERLKEYTVDKKVIKINMGDVNVLKRKNDVTQLVKRKKYKNNSSSKTDGHPLKNTALHSTYKNVSSINTDSKKTDVNFSSGITDLNKTDVRTPSINIESSSTDVFSSVNISSSMTDSSNTVAGPSLKSSPVDIIDFTSTEKEVLSNINEALNYNKFGQEIIKQVPYKPVNKIKFNIKQKLI; translated from the exons ATGTCTACTGAAGAAAACGATCAATACAAGTTACTTCCACATCATGAGCAACAGGATTTATGTACAACTCGTTTACCGTACAGACAGGGACGGAAACTAACCGCTGTGAAA gtatACACAATAAATGACGAATCAAAACACTTACTAGTATTTGGAGTACCGTCTCTCAATCTACGTCAAGAAACAAAAACCTTATTCATGAAATTTggcaaaataatacaatttaatttaacgaAATATCCATCAGAGCAATTCACAGAGACTTATCATGCTATATACGAGAGTATACAAGCGGCAAGAGTGGCGAAAAAAATGTTAGACGGCAAAAATTACTACGGAGGTCATCTACATATATGTTATGCTCCGGAAATGGAGAGTGTTGACGATACAAGAGAAAAAATGGCATTAAGAAGAACTCAAGTTGTCAGTCGATTGAAGAATTTAGGTAAAGAAGCGATTATTTCTAAGTTGGCTTTAGAAAATAAGGTAGCAGAGAGGCTAAAAGAATATACCGttgataaaaaagttataaaaataaatatgggtGACGTGAATGTTTTGAAACGTAAAAATGACGTTACACAGTTagttaaaagaaagaaatataaaaataatagttctaGTAAGACTGATGGACATCCATTAAAAAATACTGCCTTACATAGcacttataaaaatgtttcatcAATCAATACTGATTCAAAAAAGACTGACGTAAATTTTTCATCAGGAATTACTGACTTAAATAAAACTGATGTCCGTACTCCATCAATCAATATCGAGTCAAGTAGTACTGACGTGTTTTCATCAGTCAATATATCTTCAAGCATGACTGATTCAAGTAATACTGTAGCCGGACCAAGTTTAAAATCATCACCTGTAGATATTATAGACTTTACATCCACAGAAAAAGAGGTCCTTTCCAATATAAATGAGgctttaaattacaataaatttggtcaagaaattattaaacaagTACCTTATAAAcctgttaataaaattaagtttaatattaaacagaAATTGATATAa
- the LOC142985439 gene encoding tubulin beta-4A chain: protein MREIVHLQAGQCGNQIGSKFWEIISDEHGIDQTGYYRGDSDLQLERIQVYYNEAADGKRFVPRAVLVDLEPGTMDAIRSSTYGQLFRPDNYVFGQSGAGNNWAKGHYTEGAELVESVMDVVRKEAEPCDCLQGFQLTHSLGGGTGSGLGTLLLSKLREEYPDRIVNTFSVMPSPKVSDTVVEPYNATLSVHQLVENTDETFCIDNEALYDICFRTLRLSSPTYGDLNHLVSLTMSGVTTCLRFPGQLNADLRKLAVNMVPFPRLHFFMPGFAPLTARNSQVYRALTVPELTQQMFSPINMMAACDPRHGRYLTVAAIFRGRMSMKEVDEQMLTVQDKNSSYFVEWIPNNVKVAVCDVPPRGLKMAATFVGNSTAIQEIFKRISEQFTVMFRRKAFLHWYTGEGMDELEFTEAESNMNDLVSEYQQYEEVGVEDGEFDEQEEVAEEYPEEE from the exons atgcgTGAAATTGTGCATTTGCAGGCTGGCCAGTGCGGCAACCAGATCGGCTCAAAG ttcTGGGAGATAATATCAGACGAGCATGGCATCGATCAGACGGGCTACTATCGCGGCGACAGTGATCTGCAGCTCGAGAGGATCCAGGTCTACTACAATGAAGCCGCTGATG GTAAACGTTTCGTGCCTCGCGCCGTCCTGGTGGATCTGGAGCCAGGTACCATGGACGCCATCAGGAGCTCCACTTATGGACAACTGTTCAGACCTGACAACTACGTGTTCGGTCAGAGCGGAGCCG GTAACAACTGGGCTAAGGGTCACTACACTGAGGGAGCTGAGCTGGTGGAGTCCGTCATGGATGTCGTGAGGAAGGAAGCAGAGCCTTGCGACTGTCTGCAAG GGTTCCAGCTGACCCATTCTCTCGGAGGTGGCACAGGATCAGGCCTGGGTACCTTACTACTAAGCAAGCTGAGAGAGGAATATCCAGACAGAATTGTTAACACTTTTAGTGTAATGCCGTCAcctaaa GTGTCAGACACGGTAGTAGAGCCTTACAACGCGACTCTGTCCGTGCACCAGCTCGTGGAGAACACAGACGAGACCTTCTGTATCGACAACGAAGCGCTCTATGATATATGTTTCAGAACTTTGAGGTTATCGTCGCCTACTTATGGCGATTTGAATCATCTTGTTTCG TTGACAATGTCAGGAGTGACCACATGTCTTCGTTTCCCCGGACAACTGAACGCAGACCTTCGTAAACTAGCTGTCAACATGGTGCCATTCCCGAGGTTACACTTTTTCATGCCAG GGTTCGCTCCCCTCACTGCTCGCAACAGTCAGGTGTACCGAGCACTAACAGTGCCAGAGCTGACACAACAAATGTTCAGTCCTATCAACATGATGGCGGCCTGCGACCCGAGACATGGCAG ATATTTGACAGTGGCAGCCATTTTCCGCGGCAGAATGTCTATGAAAGAAGTTGATGAACAGATGCTGACTGTACAAGATAAGAACTCAAG TTACTTCGTAGAATGGATACCTAACAACGTGAAGGTGGCAGTGTGCGACGTGCCGCCGCGAGGTCTCAAGATGGCCGCCACCTTCGTCGGCAACTCCACAGCTATACAAGAGATATTTAAGAGAATATCTGAACAGTTCACTGTCATGTTTAGAAGAAAG GCGTTCCTCCACTGGTACACAGGCGAAGGTATGGACGAGCTGGAGTTCACGGAGGCAGAGAGCAACATGAACGATCTGGTCTCAGAGTACCAGCAGTATGAG GAAGTAGGTGTCGAGGATGGAGAATTCGACGAGCAAGAGGAAGTCGCCGAGGAGTATCCTGAGGAGGAGTAA